The Flavobacterium jumunjinense genome includes a region encoding these proteins:
- a CDS encoding gluzincin family metallopeptidase — protein sequence MKIKSLIFIFLFSFGFAQHNSILQVRVNPNEKILQIKQELTYVNATADTIKTIVFNDWNNAFSSKTSGLARRFSDEFIRAFHLAKDEDRGYTKINNAFDSKFQQLKWHRNEDRVDIVYLDLVNPILPFSNQKITLSYIVKIPNDRFTKYGFNDEGRMYLKNWFLSPTRYENRQFVIQSNENLDDISNAPSDYEIEFEIPKNYTVTSDLNANNETEESTKENYIFKFKGSNKFDVTAVFTTKQEFVNYKNDIIEVSSNFNSKIEDVEKAVIIDKITRFVNEKIGKSPRNKLIVSQEDYSRQPFYGLNQLPSFLSPFTNEFMFELMFLKTYLNNYLKSSLQLTPRKEQWIYDGIQVFLMMQYIDEFHPEKKMTGSLSQFKLLKSFHFVNLDFNQQYNYLYMLMARKNLDQPLNEPKNRLIKFNEQIANKYRAGLSFKYLDSYLEKDIVLNSIQEFIELNKEFQTNKIDFETILKKNTEKDINWFFRTLIETRELIDFKFGKITKTEDKITIKVKNKTNTNVPISLYQLRNDSVISKIWIENIKKDTILVFDRENIDKFVLNYKNEVPEYNLRNNWKSLGGFLFNNRPLKLNFYTDLEEPHFNQLFYVPEFEFNLYDGIAIGPRLNNKSLLNKPFNFSVAPYYSTNTGKIIGNFSVRVDDYIRDEGKLYRIIYSLSGIQSHYAPNAKYTRFIPSIQFLFRDKNLRTNKKEFIQIRQLFIDKEASSAVKVNTIASKYSVFSASYGNIQSESTKHFSINNQVQISNSFGNITSEINYRKLFENNRQLSLRLFAGNFIYRSTGSNFFSFGLDKPTDYTFQTNLIGRSESTGLFSQQFVSEEGGFKSRLKTRYANQWMTTINASFNIWNWVQVYGDVGLLKNKFMPTEFVYDSGIHLNLVPDYFELFLPVYSKNGFELNDDNYGQKIRFIITISPKTLISLFTRKWF from the coding sequence TTGAAAATCAAAAGTTTAATTTTTATATTCCTTTTTTCATTTGGCTTTGCCCAGCACAACTCTATTTTACAAGTTAGAGTAAATCCAAATGAAAAAATACTTCAAATTAAACAAGAGTTAACCTACGTAAATGCAACGGCAGATACAATTAAAACCATCGTTTTTAACGATTGGAATAACGCTTTCTCATCTAAAACTTCTGGTTTAGCGCGTCGGTTTTCTGATGAATTTATAAGAGCTTTTCATTTAGCTAAAGACGAAGATCGAGGATATACAAAAATTAATAATGCTTTCGATTCAAAATTTCAACAATTAAAGTGGCATAGAAATGAAGATCGTGTTGATATTGTTTATTTGGATTTAGTTAATCCGATTCTACCTTTTTCAAATCAAAAAATAACACTTTCATACATTGTAAAAATACCAAATGATCGATTTACGAAATATGGTTTTAATGATGAAGGCAGAATGTATCTTAAAAACTGGTTCCTTTCTCCTACCCGATACGAAAACAGACAGTTTGTAATTCAAAGTAATGAAAATTTAGATGATATTTCTAATGCTCCATCAGATTATGAAATTGAATTTGAAATACCAAAAAACTACACCGTTACTTCTGATTTAAACGCAAATAATGAGACAGAAGAATCTACCAAGGAAAATTATATATTTAAATTTAAAGGAAGTAATAAGTTTGATGTTACTGCTGTATTTACAACTAAACAAGAATTTGTTAATTATAAAAACGATATCATTGAGGTTTCTTCTAACTTTAATTCTAAAATAGAAGATGTAGAAAAAGCGGTAATTATAGATAAAATTACACGTTTTGTTAATGAAAAAATAGGAAAAAGTCCTAGAAATAAATTAATTGTATCTCAAGAAGATTATAGTCGTCAACCTTTCTATGGACTAAATCAATTACCATCATTTTTAAGTCCGTTTACAAATGAGTTCATGTTTGAGCTAATGTTTCTGAAAACATATTTAAACAACTACCTCAAATCTTCATTACAATTAACACCTAGAAAAGAACAATGGATCTATGATGGAATTCAGGTGTTTTTAATGATGCAATACATTGATGAGTTTCATCCAGAAAAGAAAATGACAGGAAGTTTATCTCAGTTTAAACTATTAAAATCTTTTCACTTTGTAAATTTAGATTTTAACCAACAATACAATTATTTATACATGTTAATGGCTAGAAAAAATCTAGACCAACCTTTAAATGAACCAAAAAACAGATTAATTAAATTTAACGAACAAATTGCAAACAAATACAGAGCTGGTTTAAGTTTTAAATATTTAGATAGTTATTTAGAAAAAGATATTGTTCTAAATTCAATTCAAGAATTCATAGAATTGAACAAAGAATTCCAAACCAACAAAATAGACTTTGAAACTATCTTAAAGAAAAATACAGAAAAAGACATTAATTGGTTCTTTAGAACATTAATAGAAACAAGGGAATTAATTGATTTTAAATTCGGAAAAATAACCAAGACTGAAGATAAAATAACTATAAAAGTAAAAAACAAAACAAATACTAATGTTCCAATCTCACTTTACCAACTTAGGAATGACTCTGTAATTTCAAAAATTTGGATAGAAAACATAAAAAAAGACACAATTCTTGTCTTTGATAGAGAAAATATAGATAAGTTCGTTTTAAATTATAAAAATGAAGTCCCTGAATATAATTTAAGAAACAACTGGAAATCATTAGGTGGTTTTTTATTCAACAACAGACCTTTAAAGCTGAATTTTTATACAGATTTAGAAGAACCTCATTTTAATCAATTATTCTATGTTCCAGAATTTGAATTCAATTTGTACGATGGAATCGCAATTGGCCCACGGTTGAATAATAAGTCATTATTAAACAAACCATTCAATTTTAGTGTTGCACCCTACTATTCTACAAATACAGGAAAAATAATAGGTAATTTTTCGGTAAGAGTAGATGATTATATTAGAGACGAAGGTAAACTTTACCGAATAATATATTCATTAAGTGGTATACAATCTCATTACGCACCAAACGCAAAATACACTCGTTTTATCCCTTCAATACAATTCCTTTTTAGAGATAAAAATTTAAGGACAAACAAAAAAGAGTTCATCCAAATTAGACAACTATTTATTGATAAAGAAGCAAGTTCAGCAGTAAAAGTAAATACTATAGCTTCTAAATATTCGGTTTTTAGTGCTTCCTATGGAAACATTCAATCCGAAAGTACAAAACACTTTAGTATTAATAATCAAGTTCAAATTTCCAATTCATTTGGAAACATCACAAGTGAAATAAACTATAGAAAACTGTTTGAGAATAATAGACAATTGAGTCTGAGATTGTTTGCTGGAAATTTCATTTATAGAAGTACTGGATCTAATTTCTTTAGTTTTGGTCTAGACAAACCAACCGATTATACCTTCCAAACTAACCTAATAGGGCGAAGTGAATCAACAGGATTATTTAGTCAGCAGTTTGTTAGTGAAGAAGGCGGATTTAAATCACGATTAAAAACAAGGTATGCAAACCAATGGATGACAACCATTAATGCTTCATTCAACATTTGGAATTGGGTACAAGTTTATGGTGATGTTGGGTTATTAAAAAATAAATTTATGCCTACCGAATTTGTTTATGATTCTGGTATACATTTAAATTTGGTTCCTGATTATTTTGAGCTATTTTTGCCAGTATATTCTAAAAATGGTTTTGAGTTAAATGATGATAATTATGGACAAAAAATTCGTTTTATAATTACAATAAGTCCAAAAACATTAATTTCTTTATTTACGAGAAAATGGTTTTAA
- a CDS encoding SMI1/KNR4 family protein — protein MNGKEIFEYVDKSLTSLKKTNLMLFPHSNMPNEMIDNVVEEKSDWIPWKAVTSKVTDDDILELENQIELKYPNLYKDFLKYKHFYELESVGEVTFFKHCIRDWKSNLTEYYFDYWEPEELIKKGFIPFAHYSDWGIVCFDTNRKTNNDCPIVMFDHETLYDETVTFEELYESFEIMAFEILNELNEL, from the coding sequence ATGAACGGAAAAGAAATTTTTGAATATGTAGATAAATCATTGACAAGTCTAAAAAAGACCAATTTAATGCTTTTCCCACATTCGAATATGCCGAACGAAATGATTGATAATGTAGTCGAAGAAAAAAGCGACTGGATTCCTTGGAAAGCTGTTACTAGCAAAGTAACTGACGATGACATTCTCGAACTAGAAAATCAAATTGAACTTAAATATCCCAATCTTTATAAAGATTTTTTGAAATACAAACATTTTTACGAATTAGAAAGTGTTGGAGAAGTAACTTTCTTTAAACATTGCATTAGAGATTGGAAAAGTAACCTGACAGAATACTATTTTGATTATTGGGAACCTGAAGAACTAATAAAAAAAGGATTTATCCCTTTTGCTCATTATAGTGATTGGGGAATTGTATGTTTTGACACAAACCGAAAGACTAACAATGATTGTCCAATTGTTATGTTTGATCATGAAACACTATACGACGAAACTGTTACCTTTGAAGAATTGTATGAAAGCTTTGAAATAATGGCTTTTGAGATATTGAACGAATTGAATGAATTATAA
- a CDS encoding alpha-ketoacid dehydrogenase subunit alpha/beta, protein MSNSVAKETLSFQDFKTEVINDYKIAITSRECSLLGRREVLTGKAKFGIFGDGKEVPQLALAKAFQNGDFRSGYYRDQTFMMAIGALNIEQFFAGLYGHTDLNNDPMSAGRQMGGHFATHSLDENGNWNNLTAQKNSSADISPTAGQMPRLLGLAQASKIFRNVSGLENLTNFSNKGNEVAWGTIGNASTSEGLFFETINAAGVLQVPMVMSVWDDEYGISVHAKYQTTKENISEILKGFQREDGTNGYEILRVKGWDYPALVETYQKASKIARTEHVPVLIHVNELTQPQGHSTSGSHERYKSKDRLEWETEFDCLSQMKIWMIDNNIATEEEIEEIDSATKKEVLAGKKAAWAAFTAPIKAEQEELINILQVVAASSSNKVFLEKYSNDLASLKEPIRKDLLITARKALRLVINESGKSQLGNWITNYTEKIQPKFSSHLHSQSDTNIYSVKEVKPTYDETAEDVDARLVLRDNFDAIFAKHPETLIFGEDSGNIGDVNQGLEGMQEKYGEFRVADAGIREATILGQGIGMAMRGLRPIAEIQYLDYLLYAIQIMSDDLATLQYRTHGRQKAPLIIRTRGHRLEGVWHSGSPMGMIINAIRGIHVLVPRNMTKAAGFYNTLLETDEPALVIECLNGYRLKEKMPTNIGEFKTPIGIVETIKEGADITLVSYGSTLRLVEQAAKELLEIGIDAEIIDVQSLLPFDINHDIVKSVAKTNRLLVIDEDVPGGASAYILQEIIENQKAYNHLDSEPQTLASQAHRPAYGTDGDYFSKPSAEDIYEKVYAIMHEANPLKFPSLY, encoded by the coding sequence ATGAGTAATTCTGTCGCTAAAGAAACACTTTCATTTCAAGATTTCAAAACTGAAGTCATCAATGATTATAAAATAGCAATAACTAGTAGAGAATGTAGTCTTTTGGGACGTAGAGAAGTTCTTACTGGAAAAGCTAAATTTGGTATCTTTGGAGACGGAAAAGAAGTGCCTCAATTAGCATTAGCAAAAGCCTTCCAAAATGGTGATTTCCGTTCAGGATATTATCGCGATCAAACTTTTATGATGGCAATTGGAGCTTTAAATATTGAACAGTTTTTTGCAGGATTATATGGTCACACAGACCTTAATAATGATCCAATGAGTGCTGGTCGTCAAATGGGTGGGCATTTTGCAACACATAGTTTAGACGAAAATGGAAACTGGAACAACTTAACTGCGCAAAAAAATTCGAGTGCAGATATTTCACCAACTGCTGGGCAAATGCCGAGATTACTTGGTTTAGCACAAGCTTCTAAGATATTTAGAAACGTTTCTGGTTTAGAAAATCTAACTAATTTTTCTAATAAAGGAAATGAAGTAGCTTGGGGAACAATTGGAAATGCATCAACATCTGAAGGTTTATTTTTTGAAACTATAAACGCTGCTGGTGTTTTACAAGTTCCAATGGTAATGAGTGTTTGGGATGATGAATATGGAATTTCTGTACACGCAAAATATCAAACTACAAAAGAAAATATTTCGGAAATACTTAAAGGTTTCCAAAGAGAAGATGGTACTAATGGATATGAGATTTTAAGAGTTAAAGGTTGGGATTACCCTGCTTTGGTTGAAACCTATCAAAAAGCTTCCAAAATTGCTCGTACAGAACATGTACCTGTATTAATCCATGTTAATGAATTAACACAACCGCAAGGTCACTCTACTTCTGGAAGTCATGAAAGATACAAAAGTAAAGACCGTTTAGAATGGGAAACAGAATTCGATTGTCTTTCACAAATGAAGATTTGGATGATCGACAACAACATTGCAACTGAAGAAGAAATTGAAGAAATTGACTCTGCAACAAAAAAAGAAGTTCTTGCTGGAAAAAAAGCAGCTTGGGCAGCTTTTACTGCTCCAATAAAAGCGGAACAAGAAGAATTAATAAACATATTACAAGTTGTTGCCGCTTCAAGTAGCAATAAAGTGTTTTTAGAAAAATATAGCAATGATTTAGCGAGTCTAAAAGAACCAATTCGTAAGGATCTTTTAATTACAGCAAGAAAAGCATTGCGTTTAGTTATCAATGAAAGTGGAAAATCGCAACTTGGAAATTGGATAACAAACTATACTGAAAAAATTCAACCAAAATTTAGTTCTCACTTACATTCACAATCAGATACTAATATTTACTCTGTAAAAGAAGTAAAACCAACTTATGACGAAACTGCTGAAGATGTAGATGCACGTTTGGTTTTGAGAGATAATTTTGATGCCATTTTTGCGAAACACCCAGAAACATTAATTTTTGGAGAAGATTCTGGAAATATTGGAGATGTGAACCAAGGGTTAGAAGGAATGCAAGAAAAATACGGAGAATTTCGTGTTGCAGATGCTGGAATTCGTGAAGCAACAATTCTTGGACAAGGAATTGGAATGGCAATGAGAGGTTTACGACCAATTGCAGAAATTCAATACCTTGATTATTTGTTGTATGCCATCCAGATCATGAGTGATGATTTAGCAACACTTCAATATAGAACTCACGGAAGACAAAAAGCCCCTTTAATTATTAGAACTAGAGGTCACCGTTTGGAAGGAGTTTGGCATTCAGGTTCTCCAATGGGAATGATAATTAATGCTATTAGAGGAATTCACGTTTTAGTACCAAGAAACATGACTAAAGCAGCTGGTTTTTATAATACTTTATTAGAAACTGATGAGCCTGCATTAGTTATTGAATGCTTGAACGGATACCGTTTGAAAGAAAAAATGCCAACGAATATTGGTGAATTCAAAACACCAATTGGTATTGTTGAAACAATAAAAGAAGGTGCCGATATTACACTGGTTTCTTACGGTTCAACGCTACGTCTTGTAGAACAAGCGGCTAAAGAACTTTTAGAAATTGGAATTGACGCAGAAATAATTGATGTACAATCTCTTCTACCATTCGATATAAATCATGACATTGTTAAAAGCGTTGCAAAAACCAATCGTTTATTAGTAATTGATGAAGATGTTCCAGGTGGAGCAAGTGCCTACATTCTTCAAGAGATAATAGAAAACCAAAAAGCATATAACCATTTAGATAGCGAACCACAAACATTAGCATCGCAAGCCCATAGACCAGCATACGGAACGGATGGAGATTATTTCTCTAAACCAAGTGCAGAAGATATTTATGAGAAAGTCTATGCAATAATGCATGAAGCTAATCCGCTAAAATTTCCAAGTTTATATTAA